A single region of the Triticum dicoccoides isolate Atlit2015 ecotype Zavitan chromosome 2B, WEW_v2.0, whole genome shotgun sequence genome encodes:
- the LOC119367382 gene encoding G-type lectin S-receptor-like serine/threonine-protein kinase At2g19130: MPLLIVFTSLFFYLSAPPSFAAATDTILPGQALAVGDKLVSENGRYALGFFETSSTKSSQSTSGWYLGIWFNTVPKFASAWVANREKPVKNTASLQLTISSDGNLVIQDRSTQSIFWSTQANVKRNGTIAMLLSNGNLILRNSSNSSHILWQSFDHPTDTLLPGAKLGFDRLTGLNRRLVSWKNRINPARGAYCDALDPSGADQFLLTRLDSSMSYWSSGVWNGESFASAPGYKSPNRASYNLTFVDNEREKYVVESLADENAVFRHVLDASGQAKGYIWYEGLKDWILAYNQPKAQCDVYAVCGPFTICNDDALPNCICMDGFTITSPLDWELEDRTAGCSRKTPLHCITNKNTTYSTDQFASLPCVRLPKNASKVRIATRAEECAQICLNNCSCTAYSFRDEGCYILHHELINIAQLQCGGTTKNSDGETLHFRLSAQDVQSSNTNNRRRTVGVVVGTSLSALALFGLGFLLMIWRNKRKRSPRKIYSSNGGRIVAFEYSDLQRATKYFTDKLGGGSFGSVFKGFLGDSHAIAVKMLDGAYQGEKQFRAEVSSVGAIQHINLVKLVGFCCHGPKRLLVYEHMPNRSLDIHLFKDNSTILNWTTRYQIALGVARGLAYMHESCRDYIIHCDIKPENILLDALFVPKIADFGMAKILGRDFSRAVTTARGTIGYLAPEWIYGVAITTKVDVYSYGMVLLEIISGRRNSDAPCSSGGDLGVFFPVHAARKLLEGDIESLVDYKLQGDVNLAEVELVCKVACWCIQDDEFDRPTMGEVVQILEGQVETRMPPMPRLLQAVAGSSCSTCS, encoded by the coding sequence ATGCCTCTCCTCATAGTTTTCACCTCACTCTTCTTCTACCTGAGCGCCCCTCCAAGTTTCGCCGCCGCGACGGACACCATCTTACCCGGCCAAGCACTTGCCGTCGGCGACAAGCTCGTCTCCGAAAACGGCAGGTACGCGCTCGGCTTCTTTGAAACAAGCAGCACCAAATCCTCCCAGAGCACCAGCGGCTGGTACCTGGGCATATGGTTCAACACAGTCCCCAAATTTGCTTCCGCCTGGGTTGCAAACAGAGAGAAGCCAGTCAAAAACACCGCCTCGCTGCAACTGACAATCTCCAGCGATGGCAACCTCGTCATCCAAGACCGCTCCACCCAGTCCATATTCTGGTCCACCCAAGCAAACGTCAAAAGAAACGGCACCATTGCCATGCTCTTGAGCAATGGAAACCTCATCCTAAGGAACTCCTCAAACTCGTCGCATATCTTGTGGCAAAGTTTTGACCACCCCACGGATACACTTTTACCCGGGGCGAAGCTCGGATTCGACAGGCTAACCGGCCTGAATCGTCGTCTGGTGTCGTGGAAAAACAGGATCAACCCGGCTCGCGGCGCGTACTGCGATGCGTTAGACCCCAGCGGTGCAGATCAGTTCTTGCTTACACGGCTCGACTCCTCCATGTCATATTGGTCCAGCGGTGTATGGAACGGGGAATCCTTTGCGTCGGCTCCAGGGTATAAAAGCCCGAACCGGGCTTCTTACAATTTGACCTTTGTTGACAATGAACGAGAGAAGTATGTTGTTGAGAGCTTAGCCGATGAGAATGCGGTTTTTCGGCATGTACTTGATGCCTCTGGTCAGGCCAAGGGGTACATTTGGTATGAGGGCTTGAAAGACTGGATATTGGCCTACAACCAACCAAAAGCTCAGTGTGATGTCTACGCAGTATGTGGACCTTTCACAATCTGCAACGATGACGCCCTTCCAAACTGCATTTGCATGGATGGCTTCACCATAACATCCCCTCTGGATTGGGAGCTCGAAGATCGAACCGCTGGGTGCTCGAGAAAAACTCCATTGCACTGTATTACTAACAAGAACACAACCTACTCGACAGATCAGTTCGCCTCTTTGCCATGTGTTAGGTTGCCCAAAAATGCTAGCAAAGTAAGGATTGCCACACGCGCCGAAGAGTGCGCACAAATTTGCCTGAATAATTGCTCTTGCACTGCTTATTCCTTCAGGGATGAAGGATGTTATATCTTGCATCATGAATTGATCAACATAGCACAGTTACAATGTGGTGGCACAACGAAGAATTCGGATGGAGAAACACTTCACTTTCGCCTTTCTGCTCAAGATGTTCAAAGTTCGAACACAAATAACAGAAGGAGGACTGTTGGAGTTGTGGTTGGCACAAGCCTTTCTGCTCTAGCCTTATTTGGACTCGGCTTCCTCCTAATGATTTggagaaacaaaaggaagagatctCCTCGCAAAATTTACAGTAGTAATGGGGGGAGAATCGTTGCATTTGAATACAGTGACTTGCAACGAGCAACAAAATATTTCACAGATAAATTGGGGGGAGGTAGTTTTGGTTCTGTGTTTAAGGGGTTTCTAGGTGACTCGCATGCCATAGCAGTGAAGATGCTTGATGGTGCTTATCAAGGAGAGAAGCAATTCAGAGCCGAGGTGAGCTCGGTTGGAGCTATCCAACACATCAATTTGGTCAAGCTAGTCGGTTTTTGCTGCCACGGTCCAAAAAGGCTCCTGGTTTATGAACACATGCCAAACCGGTCGCTTGACATCCATCTTTTTAAAGACAACTCAACGATATTGAATTGGACTACCAGGTATCAGATAGCCCTTGGAGTTGCTAGAGGGTTAGCATACATGCATGAGAGCTGCCGAGACTACATCATACATTGTGATATCAAGCCAGAAAACATACTTCTCGATGCTTTATTTGTTCCTAAAATTGCAGATTTTGGGATGGCAAAGATTTTGGGAAGGGATTTCAGTCGAGCAGTGACCACAGCCAGAGGCACTATAGGGTACCTTGCACCTGAATGGATTTATGGTGTTGCTATTACAACAAAAGTCGATGTTTATAGTTATGGGATGGTGTTGCTAGAAATTATATCTGGAAGGAGAAACTCGGATGCACCATGTTCCAGTGGTGGCGACCTTGGTGTTTTTTTCCCTGTGCATGCCGCGCGTAAGCTTCTTGAAGGAGACATCGAGAGTTTAGTAGACTACAAGTTACAAGGTGATGTCAATCTTGCTGAGGTTGAATTAGTTTGCAAGGTTGCATGTTGGTGCATACAAGATGATGAATTCGACCGGCCAACAATGGGAGAGGTGGTTCAGATTCTTGAGGGACAGGTTGAAACCAGGATGCCACCGATGCCAAGATTACTTCAAGCTGTGGCTGGAAGCTCCTGTTCAACGTGTTCGTAA